Proteins co-encoded in one Astyanax mexicanus isolate ESR-SI-001 chromosome 1, AstMex3_surface, whole genome shotgun sequence genomic window:
- the gtf2h5 gene encoding general transcription factor IIH subunit 5 — MVNVLKGVLVECDPAMKQFLLYLDETSALGKKFIIQDLDDTHVFILAEVVPILQEKVGELMDQNSFPITQK; from the exons ATGGTTAATGTACTGAAAGGAGTTCTTGTGGAATG TGACCCGGCCATGAAGCAGTTTCTCCTGTACCTGGATGAGACGTCTGCTTTGGGGAAGAAGTTTATTATTCAGGACTTGGATGACACGCACGTCTTTATTTTGGCTGAAGTTGTGCCGATACTTCAGGAGAAAGTTGGGGAGCTCATGGACCAAAACTCTTTTCCCATCACTCAGAAATAA